From a region of the Sesamum indicum cultivar Zhongzhi No. 13 linkage group LG3, S_indicum_v1.0, whole genome shotgun sequence genome:
- the LOC105158922 gene encoding sulfate transporter 1.3 isoform X1 — MGGHTEEAVEMKEIDMRSLSFSRHHNFPYKVGVPPKQKFWTEFAAAVKETFFPDDPLRSFKDQSRSRQFVLGMQAAFPIFEWGRRYNFDKFKGDLIAGLTIASLCIPQDIGYSKLANLSPQYGLYSSFVPPLVYAFMGSSRDIAIGPVAVVSLLLGTLLQNEIDPEKNVVEYRRLAFTATFFAGITQATLVVQQLCWCDRFGFLIDFLSHAAVVGFMAGAAITIALQQLKGFLGIKKFTRSTDAISVMHSVFSSANHGWNWQTIVIGATFLAFLLFAKYIGKKNNKLFWVPAIAPLISVVLSTVFVYITHAEKKGVAIVKHIEKGINPPSAKEIYFTGHYLLKGVRIGIVAGIIALTEAVAIGRTFAAMKDYQIDGNKEMVALGAMNIAGSMTSCYVATGSFSRSAVNYMAGCQTAVSNIVMSVVVFLTLQFITPLFEYTPNAILSSIIISAVIGLIDYDAAILIWKIDKFDFIACMGAFLGVVFASVEIGLLIAVSISFAKLLLQVTRPRTALLGKIPRTNVYRNIQQYPEASKVPGVLIIRVDSAIYFSNSNYVKERILRWLTDEEERVKAGGLLSIQFLIVEMSPVTDIDTSGIHALEELFRSLEKRDVQLVLANPGPVVIDKLHASKFTTLIGEDKIFLTVADAIQTCSPKFVEEV, encoded by the exons ATGGGAGGTCACACTGAAGAGGCAGTCGAAATGAAAGAGATTGATATGAGAAGTTTGTCGTTTTCTCGTCATCATAATTTCCCGTACAAAGTAGGCGTTCCTCCAAAGCAAAAGTTTTGGACGGAATTTGCTGCTGCGGTGAAGGAAACTTTCTTTCCAGACGATCCTTTGCGGTCCTTTAAGGATCAATCAAGGTCTCGGCAGTTCGTTCTGGGAATGCAAGCCGCTTTTCCCATTTTTGAATGGGGTAGAAGATACAATTTCGATAAATTTAAAGGGGATCTTATTGCTGGGCTCACCATTGCCAGTCTGTGCATTCCTCAG GACATTGGCTACTCGAAGCTCGCAAATTTGTCTCCCCAATATGGTTTAT ATTCGAGCTTTGTCCCACCTTTGGTTTACGCATTCATGGGAAGTTCAAGAGATATAGCCATAGGACCAGTTGCTGTTGTATCCCTGCTGCTGGGAACTTTACTACAAAACGAGATTGATCCAGAAAAAAATGTTGTCGAATACCGGAGGCTTGCGTTTACTGCAACCTTTTTTGCTGGCATAACACAAGCTACCCTTG TAGTTCAACAGTTATGTTGGTGTGACAGATTTGGGTTCTTAATTGATTTCCTGTCTCATGCGGCCGTTGTTGGCTTCATGGCTGGTGCTGCCATAACAATCGCACTCCAACAACTCAAGGGTTTCTTAGGCATTAAAAAGTTTACAAGGAGCACTGACGCCATTTCCGTTATGCACTCCGTTTTCAGTTCGGCCAATCATGGA TGGAATTGGCAGACAATAGTGATTGGAGCAACATTTCTGGCGTTTCTTCTATTCGCCAAGTACATT GGGAAGAAGAACAATAAGTTGTTTTGGGTACCTGCAATTGCTCCGCTCATATCTGTCGTTCTGTCCACCGTCTTCGTTTACATTACCCATGCAGAGAAAAAAGGAGTAGCAATT GTGAAACACATCGAAAAAGGTATTAATCCCCCATCAGCGAAAGAGATATATTTTACTGGGCATTATCTCTTGAAAGGTGTTCGAATCGGGATAGTGGCTGGCATTATTGCATTGACG GAAGCTGTTGCAATAGGAAGAACATTTGCTGCTATGAAAGATTATCAAATAGACGGAAACAAAGAAATGGTTGCTCTTGGAGCAATGAACATCGCTGGTTCGATGACATCTTGCTACGTAGCTACAG GTTCCTTCTCCCGCTCGGCCGTAAATTACATGGCTGGCTGCCAAACGGCGGTTTCTAACATCGTGATGTCCGTCGTCGTATTCTTAACATTACAATTCATCACGCCTCTTTTCGAGTATACCCCAAATGCAATCCTCTCCTCCATAATTATCTCAGCTGTCATTGGCCTGATTGACTATGACGCAGCAATCCTCATCTGGAAGATCGATAAATTCGACTTCATAGCTTGCATGGGAGCCTTTCTAGGCGTGGTTTTCGCCTCTGTGGAAATCGGCCTCTTGATCGCT GTCTCAATATCTTTCGCTAAGCTACTCTTACAAGTAACAAGACCGAGGACGGCCCTTCTTGGAAAAATTCCAAGAACGAATGTTTATCGGAACATCCAACAGTATCCAGAGGCCAGTAAGGTTCCAGGAGTTCTAATCATAAGGGTCGACTCAGCAATTTACTTCTCAAACTCTAACTACGTTAAGGAGAG GATACTGAGGTGGCTAACCGATGAGGAAGAGCGAGTGAAAGCCGGTGGTCTCCTCAGCATTCAATTTTTGATCGTTGAAATGTCAC CCGTTACCGACATCGACACTAGTGGCATCCATGCATTAGAAGAACTGTTCAGAAGTCTCGAAAAGAGAGATGTTCAG CTCGTTCTCGCGAATCCAGGGCCAGTGGTGATCGACAAGTTGCATGCATCAAAGTTCACGACTTTGATAGGCGAAGACAAGATTTTTCTTACAGTGGCCGATGCCATTCAGACGTGTTCGCCAAAATTTGTTGAAGAGGTTTGA
- the LOC105158922 gene encoding sulfate transporter 1.3 isoform X2: MGGHTEEAVEMKEIDMRSLSFSRHHNFPYKVGVPPKQKFWTEFAAAVKETFFPDDPLRSFKDQSRSRQFVLGMQAAFPIFEWGRRYNFDKFKGDLIAGLTIASLCIPQDIGYSKLANLSPQYGLYSSFVPPLVYAFMGSSRDIAIGPVAVVSLLLGTLLQNEIDPEKNVVEYRRLAFTATFFAGITQATLVQQLCWCDRFGFLIDFLSHAAVVGFMAGAAITIALQQLKGFLGIKKFTRSTDAISVMHSVFSSANHGWNWQTIVIGATFLAFLLFAKYIGKKNNKLFWVPAIAPLISVVLSTVFVYITHAEKKGVAIVKHIEKGINPPSAKEIYFTGHYLLKGVRIGIVAGIIALTEAVAIGRTFAAMKDYQIDGNKEMVALGAMNIAGSMTSCYVATGSFSRSAVNYMAGCQTAVSNIVMSVVVFLTLQFITPLFEYTPNAILSSIIISAVIGLIDYDAAILIWKIDKFDFIACMGAFLGVVFASVEIGLLIAVSISFAKLLLQVTRPRTALLGKIPRTNVYRNIQQYPEASKVPGVLIIRVDSAIYFSNSNYVKERILRWLTDEEERVKAGGLLSIQFLIVEMSPVTDIDTSGIHALEELFRSLEKRDVQLVLANPGPVVIDKLHASKFTTLIGEDKIFLTVADAIQTCSPKFVEEV, encoded by the exons ATGGGAGGTCACACTGAAGAGGCAGTCGAAATGAAAGAGATTGATATGAGAAGTTTGTCGTTTTCTCGTCATCATAATTTCCCGTACAAAGTAGGCGTTCCTCCAAAGCAAAAGTTTTGGACGGAATTTGCTGCTGCGGTGAAGGAAACTTTCTTTCCAGACGATCCTTTGCGGTCCTTTAAGGATCAATCAAGGTCTCGGCAGTTCGTTCTGGGAATGCAAGCCGCTTTTCCCATTTTTGAATGGGGTAGAAGATACAATTTCGATAAATTTAAAGGGGATCTTATTGCTGGGCTCACCATTGCCAGTCTGTGCATTCCTCAG GACATTGGCTACTCGAAGCTCGCAAATTTGTCTCCCCAATATGGTTTAT ATTCGAGCTTTGTCCCACCTTTGGTTTACGCATTCATGGGAAGTTCAAGAGATATAGCCATAGGACCAGTTGCTGTTGTATCCCTGCTGCTGGGAACTTTACTACAAAACGAGATTGATCCAGAAAAAAATGTTGTCGAATACCGGAGGCTTGCGTTTACTGCAACCTTTTTTGCTGGCATAACACAAGCTACCCTTG TTCAACAGTTATGTTGGTGTGACAGATTTGGGTTCTTAATTGATTTCCTGTCTCATGCGGCCGTTGTTGGCTTCATGGCTGGTGCTGCCATAACAATCGCACTCCAACAACTCAAGGGTTTCTTAGGCATTAAAAAGTTTACAAGGAGCACTGACGCCATTTCCGTTATGCACTCCGTTTTCAGTTCGGCCAATCATGGA TGGAATTGGCAGACAATAGTGATTGGAGCAACATTTCTGGCGTTTCTTCTATTCGCCAAGTACATT GGGAAGAAGAACAATAAGTTGTTTTGGGTACCTGCAATTGCTCCGCTCATATCTGTCGTTCTGTCCACCGTCTTCGTTTACATTACCCATGCAGAGAAAAAAGGAGTAGCAATT GTGAAACACATCGAAAAAGGTATTAATCCCCCATCAGCGAAAGAGATATATTTTACTGGGCATTATCTCTTGAAAGGTGTTCGAATCGGGATAGTGGCTGGCATTATTGCATTGACG GAAGCTGTTGCAATAGGAAGAACATTTGCTGCTATGAAAGATTATCAAATAGACGGAAACAAAGAAATGGTTGCTCTTGGAGCAATGAACATCGCTGGTTCGATGACATCTTGCTACGTAGCTACAG GTTCCTTCTCCCGCTCGGCCGTAAATTACATGGCTGGCTGCCAAACGGCGGTTTCTAACATCGTGATGTCCGTCGTCGTATTCTTAACATTACAATTCATCACGCCTCTTTTCGAGTATACCCCAAATGCAATCCTCTCCTCCATAATTATCTCAGCTGTCATTGGCCTGATTGACTATGACGCAGCAATCCTCATCTGGAAGATCGATAAATTCGACTTCATAGCTTGCATGGGAGCCTTTCTAGGCGTGGTTTTCGCCTCTGTGGAAATCGGCCTCTTGATCGCT GTCTCAATATCTTTCGCTAAGCTACTCTTACAAGTAACAAGACCGAGGACGGCCCTTCTTGGAAAAATTCCAAGAACGAATGTTTATCGGAACATCCAACAGTATCCAGAGGCCAGTAAGGTTCCAGGAGTTCTAATCATAAGGGTCGACTCAGCAATTTACTTCTCAAACTCTAACTACGTTAAGGAGAG GATACTGAGGTGGCTAACCGATGAGGAAGAGCGAGTGAAAGCCGGTGGTCTCCTCAGCATTCAATTTTTGATCGTTGAAATGTCAC CCGTTACCGACATCGACACTAGTGGCATCCATGCATTAGAAGAACTGTTCAGAAGTCTCGAAAAGAGAGATGTTCAG CTCGTTCTCGCGAATCCAGGGCCAGTGGTGATCGACAAGTTGCATGCATCAAAGTTCACGACTTTGATAGGCGAAGACAAGATTTTTCTTACAGTGGCCGATGCCATTCAGACGTGTTCGCCAAAATTTGTTGAAGAGGTTTGA
- the LOC105158922 gene encoding sulfate transporter 1.3 isoform X3, giving the protein MGGHTEEAVEMKEIDMRSLSFSRHHNFPYKVGVPPKQKFWTEFAAAVKETFFPDDPLRSFKDQSRSRQFVLGMQAAFPIFEWGRRYNFDKFKGDLIAGLTIASLCIPQDIGYSKLANLSPQYGLYSSFVPPLVYAFMGSSRDIAIGPVAVVSLLLGTLLQNEIDPEKNVVEYRRLAFTATFFAGITQATLGMLRFGFLIDFLSHAAVVGFMAGAAITIALQQLKGFLGIKKFTRSTDAISVMHSVFSSANHGWNWQTIVIGATFLAFLLFAKYIGKKNNKLFWVPAIAPLISVVLSTVFVYITHAEKKGVAIVKHIEKGINPPSAKEIYFTGHYLLKGVRIGIVAGIIALTEAVAIGRTFAAMKDYQIDGNKEMVALGAMNIAGSMTSCYVATGSFSRSAVNYMAGCQTAVSNIVMSVVVFLTLQFITPLFEYTPNAILSSIIISAVIGLIDYDAAILIWKIDKFDFIACMGAFLGVVFASVEIGLLIAVSISFAKLLLQVTRPRTALLGKIPRTNVYRNIQQYPEASKVPGVLIIRVDSAIYFSNSNYVKERILRWLTDEEERVKAGGLLSIQFLIVEMSPVTDIDTSGIHALEELFRSLEKRDVQLVLANPGPVVIDKLHASKFTTLIGEDKIFLTVADAIQTCSPKFVEEV; this is encoded by the exons ATGGGAGGTCACACTGAAGAGGCAGTCGAAATGAAAGAGATTGATATGAGAAGTTTGTCGTTTTCTCGTCATCATAATTTCCCGTACAAAGTAGGCGTTCCTCCAAAGCAAAAGTTTTGGACGGAATTTGCTGCTGCGGTGAAGGAAACTTTCTTTCCAGACGATCCTTTGCGGTCCTTTAAGGATCAATCAAGGTCTCGGCAGTTCGTTCTGGGAATGCAAGCCGCTTTTCCCATTTTTGAATGGGGTAGAAGATACAATTTCGATAAATTTAAAGGGGATCTTATTGCTGGGCTCACCATTGCCAGTCTGTGCATTCCTCAG GACATTGGCTACTCGAAGCTCGCAAATTTGTCTCCCCAATATGGTTTAT ATTCGAGCTTTGTCCCACCTTTGGTTTACGCATTCATGGGAAGTTCAAGAGATATAGCCATAGGACCAGTTGCTGTTGTATCCCTGCTGCTGGGAACTTTACTACAAAACGAGATTGATCCAGAAAAAAATGTTGTCGAATACCGGAGGCTTGCGTTTACTGCAACCTTTTTTGCTGGCATAACACAAGCTACCCTTGGTATGCTTAG ATTTGGGTTCTTAATTGATTTCCTGTCTCATGCGGCCGTTGTTGGCTTCATGGCTGGTGCTGCCATAACAATCGCACTCCAACAACTCAAGGGTTTCTTAGGCATTAAAAAGTTTACAAGGAGCACTGACGCCATTTCCGTTATGCACTCCGTTTTCAGTTCGGCCAATCATGGA TGGAATTGGCAGACAATAGTGATTGGAGCAACATTTCTGGCGTTTCTTCTATTCGCCAAGTACATT GGGAAGAAGAACAATAAGTTGTTTTGGGTACCTGCAATTGCTCCGCTCATATCTGTCGTTCTGTCCACCGTCTTCGTTTACATTACCCATGCAGAGAAAAAAGGAGTAGCAATT GTGAAACACATCGAAAAAGGTATTAATCCCCCATCAGCGAAAGAGATATATTTTACTGGGCATTATCTCTTGAAAGGTGTTCGAATCGGGATAGTGGCTGGCATTATTGCATTGACG GAAGCTGTTGCAATAGGAAGAACATTTGCTGCTATGAAAGATTATCAAATAGACGGAAACAAAGAAATGGTTGCTCTTGGAGCAATGAACATCGCTGGTTCGATGACATCTTGCTACGTAGCTACAG GTTCCTTCTCCCGCTCGGCCGTAAATTACATGGCTGGCTGCCAAACGGCGGTTTCTAACATCGTGATGTCCGTCGTCGTATTCTTAACATTACAATTCATCACGCCTCTTTTCGAGTATACCCCAAATGCAATCCTCTCCTCCATAATTATCTCAGCTGTCATTGGCCTGATTGACTATGACGCAGCAATCCTCATCTGGAAGATCGATAAATTCGACTTCATAGCTTGCATGGGAGCCTTTCTAGGCGTGGTTTTCGCCTCTGTGGAAATCGGCCTCTTGATCGCT GTCTCAATATCTTTCGCTAAGCTACTCTTACAAGTAACAAGACCGAGGACGGCCCTTCTTGGAAAAATTCCAAGAACGAATGTTTATCGGAACATCCAACAGTATCCAGAGGCCAGTAAGGTTCCAGGAGTTCTAATCATAAGGGTCGACTCAGCAATTTACTTCTCAAACTCTAACTACGTTAAGGAGAG GATACTGAGGTGGCTAACCGATGAGGAAGAGCGAGTGAAAGCCGGTGGTCTCCTCAGCATTCAATTTTTGATCGTTGAAATGTCAC CCGTTACCGACATCGACACTAGTGGCATCCATGCATTAGAAGAACTGTTCAGAAGTCTCGAAAAGAGAGATGTTCAG CTCGTTCTCGCGAATCCAGGGCCAGTGGTGATCGACAAGTTGCATGCATCAAAGTTCACGACTTTGATAGGCGAAGACAAGATTTTTCTTACAGTGGCCGATGCCATTCAGACGTGTTCGCCAAAATTTGTTGAAGAGGTTTGA
- the LOC105158922 gene encoding sulfate transporter 1.2 isoform X4, which produces MGGHTEEAVEMKEIDMRSLSFSRHHNFPYKVGVPPKQKFWTEFAAAVKETFFPDDPLRSFKDQSRSRQFVLGMQAAFPIFEWGRRYNFDKFKGDLIAGLTIASLCIPQDIGYSKLANLSPQYGLYSSFVPPLVYAFMGSSRDIAIGPVAVVSLLLGTLLQNEIDPEKNVVEYRRLAFTATFFAGITQATLVVQQLCWCDRFGFLIDFLSHAAVVGFMAGAAITIALQQLKGFLGIKKFTRSTDAISVMHSVFSSANHGWNWQTIVIGATFLAFLLFAKYIGKKNNKLFWVPAIAPLISVVLSTVFVYITHAEKKGVAIVKHIEKGINPPSAKEIYFTGHYLLKGVRIGIVAGIIALTEAVAIGRTFAAMKDYQIDGNKEMVALGAMNIAGSMTSCYVATGSFSRSAVNYMAGCQTAVSNIVMSVVVFLTLQFITPLFEYTPNAILSSIIISAVIGLIDYDAAILIWKIDKFDFIACMGAFLGVVFASVEIGLLIAVSISFAKLLLQVTRPRTALLGKIPRTNVYRNIQQYPEASKVPGVLIIRVDSAIYFSNSNYVKERILRWLTDEEERVKAGGLLSIQFLIVEMSPVTDIDTSGIHALEELFRSLEKRDVQGQW; this is translated from the exons ATGGGAGGTCACACTGAAGAGGCAGTCGAAATGAAAGAGATTGATATGAGAAGTTTGTCGTTTTCTCGTCATCATAATTTCCCGTACAAAGTAGGCGTTCCTCCAAAGCAAAAGTTTTGGACGGAATTTGCTGCTGCGGTGAAGGAAACTTTCTTTCCAGACGATCCTTTGCGGTCCTTTAAGGATCAATCAAGGTCTCGGCAGTTCGTTCTGGGAATGCAAGCCGCTTTTCCCATTTTTGAATGGGGTAGAAGATACAATTTCGATAAATTTAAAGGGGATCTTATTGCTGGGCTCACCATTGCCAGTCTGTGCATTCCTCAG GACATTGGCTACTCGAAGCTCGCAAATTTGTCTCCCCAATATGGTTTAT ATTCGAGCTTTGTCCCACCTTTGGTTTACGCATTCATGGGAAGTTCAAGAGATATAGCCATAGGACCAGTTGCTGTTGTATCCCTGCTGCTGGGAACTTTACTACAAAACGAGATTGATCCAGAAAAAAATGTTGTCGAATACCGGAGGCTTGCGTTTACTGCAACCTTTTTTGCTGGCATAACACAAGCTACCCTTG TAGTTCAACAGTTATGTTGGTGTGACAGATTTGGGTTCTTAATTGATTTCCTGTCTCATGCGGCCGTTGTTGGCTTCATGGCTGGTGCTGCCATAACAATCGCACTCCAACAACTCAAGGGTTTCTTAGGCATTAAAAAGTTTACAAGGAGCACTGACGCCATTTCCGTTATGCACTCCGTTTTCAGTTCGGCCAATCATGGA TGGAATTGGCAGACAATAGTGATTGGAGCAACATTTCTGGCGTTTCTTCTATTCGCCAAGTACATT GGGAAGAAGAACAATAAGTTGTTTTGGGTACCTGCAATTGCTCCGCTCATATCTGTCGTTCTGTCCACCGTCTTCGTTTACATTACCCATGCAGAGAAAAAAGGAGTAGCAATT GTGAAACACATCGAAAAAGGTATTAATCCCCCATCAGCGAAAGAGATATATTTTACTGGGCATTATCTCTTGAAAGGTGTTCGAATCGGGATAGTGGCTGGCATTATTGCATTGACG GAAGCTGTTGCAATAGGAAGAACATTTGCTGCTATGAAAGATTATCAAATAGACGGAAACAAAGAAATGGTTGCTCTTGGAGCAATGAACATCGCTGGTTCGATGACATCTTGCTACGTAGCTACAG GTTCCTTCTCCCGCTCGGCCGTAAATTACATGGCTGGCTGCCAAACGGCGGTTTCTAACATCGTGATGTCCGTCGTCGTATTCTTAACATTACAATTCATCACGCCTCTTTTCGAGTATACCCCAAATGCAATCCTCTCCTCCATAATTATCTCAGCTGTCATTGGCCTGATTGACTATGACGCAGCAATCCTCATCTGGAAGATCGATAAATTCGACTTCATAGCTTGCATGGGAGCCTTTCTAGGCGTGGTTTTCGCCTCTGTGGAAATCGGCCTCTTGATCGCT GTCTCAATATCTTTCGCTAAGCTACTCTTACAAGTAACAAGACCGAGGACGGCCCTTCTTGGAAAAATTCCAAGAACGAATGTTTATCGGAACATCCAACAGTATCCAGAGGCCAGTAAGGTTCCAGGAGTTCTAATCATAAGGGTCGACTCAGCAATTTACTTCTCAAACTCTAACTACGTTAAGGAGAG GATACTGAGGTGGCTAACCGATGAGGAAGAGCGAGTGAAAGCCGGTGGTCTCCTCAGCATTCAATTTTTGATCGTTGAAATGTCAC CCGTTACCGACATCGACACTAGTGGCATCCATGCATTAGAAGAACTGTTCAGAAGTCTCGAAAAGAGAGATGTTCAG GGCCAGTGGTGA